One window from the genome of Montipora foliosa isolate CH-2021 chromosome 5, ASM3666993v2, whole genome shotgun sequence encodes:
- the LOC138002183 gene encoding tigger transposable element-derived protein 6-like produces MDETGQFFRALPNKSLSQASGNCTGGKRSKERLTCAFFVNVSGDKEKPIIIVDDCSTASEVCKSVDVLQAIRWTAMAWNDVPKSTVVKRFIKAGVSNCEGETNAAEAADCDFDPFAELDSDINILEDLAKETSGTNVVSIKETVNGCFDPPICQELPDIWEDSFFRQLRQGNVDVANNDNDDGNLDDEVQELPAVPKLASYREAISCLEDVLHFLESKGNADTADSLSKRQYKTPSRPLQISSCNDAEGDESCDNDANDDDHESCDVDNVNDDHDYNDVREL; encoded by the exons ATGGATGAGACTGGGCAGTTTTTTAGAGCTTTGCCAAACAAGTCTCTGTCACAAGCGTCTGGTAATTGCACAGGAGGAAAGAGATCAAAGGAGAGACTGACTTGTGCTTTCTTCGTTAATGTGAGTGGGGACAAAGAGAAGCCCATCATTATTG TGGATGATTGTAGCACTGCATCTGAAGTTTGCAAGTCTGTAGATGTTCTGCAGGCAATAAGATGGACTGCTATGGCATGGAATGATGTTCCAAAATCAACAGTCGTTAAACGTTTCATTAAGGCAGGGGTTTCAAATTGTGAAGGAGAAACAAATGCAGCGGAAGCGGCTGACTGCGACTTCGACCCTTTCGCCGAACTTGATAGTGACATAAACATTCTCGAAGACCTGGCAAAAGAAACAAGTGGGACAAACGTGGTCTCGATTAAAGAAACGGTAAATGGCTGCTTTGACCCACCAATTTGTCAAGAACTTCCAGACATTTGGGAGGATAGTTTTTTTCGACAATTACGCCAGGGTAACGTGGATGTCGCAAACAACGACAACGATGATGGAAATCTTGATGATGAGGTTCAGGAACTTCCTGCGGTCCCGAAGCTGGCTTCCTATCGAGAGGCAATATCTTGCCTTGAAGATGTCTTGCATTTTCTTGAATCCAAGGGGAATGCTGACACGGCAGATTCTCTGTCTAAA aGGCAGTACAAAACTCCCTCCAGACCACTTCAGATCAGCAG CTGCAATGATGCTGAAGGTGATGAAAGCTGTGATAATGATGCCAATGACGATGACCATGAGTCATGTGATGTTGATAATGTTAATGATGATCATGACTACAATGATGTCAGGGAATTGTGA